The region TGACCCAAATAGAGTTAGAAACTCAAATGAAACAAGCCCAAAATAACTACAAGAACTCCATAGCAAATGCTCAGGATTTTAAAATTACTAGTGAGATCTCTGGTACGGTATATGGGTTTTATAAAAAGCCTGGCGAACTAATAAATACCCAGGAACCTATAGCCCTAATAGGAAGTAATCACAAATATATCATAGAAATGTTGGTGGACGAAAAAGACATTGTTAAAATAAAAAAGGGACAGTCGGTACGAGTGCTACTAGACGCTTATAAAGAGAGATTGTTTATTGCTACGGTATCAAAAATTTACCCTAAAAAAGACGAACGCACACAAACATTTCTGGTAGAAGCCCTTTTTAATGAACCTCCTAGTGTTTTATATCCCGGACTTACCGGTGAAGGCAACATCATCATCGCACAAAAAAAGGATGTATTGATCATTCCTAAATCCTACCTAATCGGTAACAACCAAGTCCTCACAGAAGGCGGAATGGTAGAAATAGAAACCGGCTTGGAAAACATGGAAAGCATGGAGGTAGTATCTGGCATTACCGAACAAACACAACTTATAAAAAAGAGCGATGATTAATTGGTCTGTCATATTAAGTATTGCAAAAACACATCTCCTCAGCAGATTTAAACAAACTGCTGTGGCCGCGTTAGGGGTGACATTTGGGATAGGTTCTTACATCACATTAGTTTGTTTTATGACAGGTCTGAACGGCATGTTGGACAGTCTTATTCTTAATCAAACACCACATATACATGTCTTTAATGAGATTGAACCATCACAAAGACAGCCTATAAGTTACGATGATGCACTGGTGAATGGCTTCAACATCGTTCACTCCATTAAGCCCAAACAAAACCAGCTGCGCATTACAAATGCTTTGCCGCTCCTGCAATACCTGAACAAAAATCCAGACATATTAAGTGTATTACCCCAAGTTAAAACCCAAGTCTTTTATAAATCTGGAGCCATAGAAATAGGTGGCTTAATTACAGGAATAGATCCATTAAAAGAATCTCAATTTTCTAATCTTGATGATTATATTTTAAATGGCTCTTCTCAGAGTTTGATAAATAGCAGTAATGGTATTTTACTAGGTTCTGGAATTGCAAAGAAGATGGCCCTTAAAGTTGGTGACCGTATTCAAATCATGACACCTAGTAACGAGTTGCTTTCTTTAAAAATTGTAGGATTATTTCAAACAGGAATTGCAGAAATAGATGATAGTAGAAGCTATACTAAAATATCCAAAGTGCAACAGATTTTAATGCAACCTAAAAATTACATTACCGATTTAAACATCAAACTTAAAGATATCACACAAGCTTCTAGAATTGCCCAAGAAATAGCGGCACAATACCATCTTAATGCTGTTGATATCAATACCGCAAATGCACAATTTGAGACAGGTACTACCATACGTAATTTAATTACCTATGCCGTCTCCATTACTTTATTGATCGTTGCTGGTTTTGGGATTTACAACATTCTCAACATGCTTATTTATGAAAAAATGAATGACATCGCTATTCTAAAAGCTACTGGTTTCTCTGGTATAGATGTACAGTACATTTTTATGAGTCAGGCGTTAATTATAGGCATTATAGGTGGTATTCTAGGTCTTTTATTAGGTCTAGGATTAACGCTTCTTATTGACCAGACCCCTTTTAATACTGAAGCCCTTCCGACCATAACGACCTATCCTATCAACAACAACCCTGTATTTTATTTGATAGGAATCGTATTTGCTCTTTTTTCCACCTTTCTAGCAGGCGTATTACCATCGAGAAAGGCTAGAAATATTGATCCCGTATCTATCATAAGAGGCCAATAATATGAAATACATTCTCGAAGCCCGAAATATCGATAAATATTTTAAAAAACCCATGTCTTTTCAAGTTCTTAAAGACATTTCCTTCGGTATCAAAAAAGGAGAATTTACATCGATCATGGGTAAATCTGGTTGTGGAAAATCTACCTTATTGTATATTCTCTCCACCATGGATACCGACTATAAAGGAGCCTTGTATTTTAACAACAGCCTAATTACAGGTCAGGATAAAAAGTTCTTATCTCGTTTTAGAAATGAGCACATAGGTTTTGTATTCCAGTTTCATTATTTACTAGCTGAATTTAGCGTACTAGAGAACGTCATGTTACCTGCAAAAAAATTAGCTAAATTTTCCAATGAGGAAATAGAATTTAAAGCAATCGAAAAGCTGAGAATGTTAGGGATTGAAAAACTGGCTCTTAAAAAAGCTTCACAAATATCTGGTGGTGAAAAACAGCGGGTAGCTATTGCCAGAGCTCTTATCAATGAACCTTCAATTATTATGGGGGATGAACCTACAGGTAATTTAGACAGTCACAATGCATCAAATGTTTTTGATATTTTTAAAGAGCTGAGTCTAAATGACGGGTTGTCATTACTCATCGTCACGCATGACCATGATTTTGCAAATAAAACAGATCGTATTATCGAGATGAGTGATGGTCGTATTATTGATGGTTTATCATAAGTGTTGCATATGTAAGCTAGACTGCTGCTGCTATAAAAATAGGCCTCCCTTAATGTATAGCGCATACAACACAGATGTTACAACCGCTATTTAAAATATGAAATAGAATTTATAATAATTAAAATAGTCACTCATGAAAATAGGATTGGCACTTTCTGGTGGTATCAAAGGCATTGCTCATATAGGCACCCTCAAAGCAATCAATGAACAGGGTATTAAAATAGATCAGATCTCAGGAACCAGTGCTGGAGCTATAGTAGGCGCCCTGTATGCAGCAGGACATTCTTGGGAAGATATTTTAGAGTTCTTTACTCAAACTTCTGTTTTTGATATTAGTAAGTTTGCTTACGGCAAGCCTGGATTTATAGACACTATAAAGTTTGAGAAAGATTTGAGACATTACCTACCAGATAATTCTTTTGAAAAATTAAACATACCTCTCACCATTACAGCCACCGAAATTAAAAGTGGAAAGTTAAAAGTTTTTCAACAAGGCGAGCTTATACAACCGATCCTCGCCTCATTCGCTTTCCCAGGTGTTCTCACGCCCATAGAGATCGATGGTACTTTCTACTTTGACGGTGGCGTGATCGATGATTTTCCAGTAGAGTATTTAATGGATTCGTGTGATTATATCATAGGATCTTATGCAAATCCATTGACTGATATTTCTATAGCATCTTTAGAACATTCCTATCAAGTTCTCAATAGAGCCTTTGAAATAAATCTGCATCATCGAGCACATAAGAAATTTCATAACTGTGATATTCTGATATGTCCGCAAGACTTGTCTCATTATACCACATTCAGCATACGTAACATCAATAACATATTTGAACTGGGATATCGAGAAGCTCATCAACAACTCCTACACTTTAAAAATAAACTAGAATATTAAGGAGTAGAGATAGGTGTATAAAATTGAGATTTATCTTTTATAGTAGCAAATAACTATTCTAAAGATCAGCGCACACGGAATAGGTGGTAATTTCTGCGTTCCTTAATCATATTCAAATTCTGAAACTTTATATTAAGCCCTTTTTATCTGGGCCTGATCCTATTTCTCAAAAAAAGGATCCTACTTATTCCAAAGCGCATTATTCACCTTGTTTTATAGCGGCTTTATTTGCAGCCTCCTTTCGAGCTTTTCGCTCAAGTTTATTGAAATATCCTCTAAAAAGAATATTATGTTGTAAAGCTTCCATGTTTTGATTTAAACGCTCACTACTTTGTTGGATTTCGCGAACGGTGGCCTCAATATCTTTAGGGAGAAGCGTATCGTTTATGATATAGTTAAGCGTTCCTTTGCTGTTTTCAACCTCCGTCAGGAAGCTTTGCAATTGTTCTGTCACAACAACTAATTGCTCACTGGAGACCTCTACATTTTTAATCGCATTCTGTACCGTATTTCCAGAAATAGAGTCTGAAAATAGCGTGTAGGCAACAGTTCCTTCTTTATTTAATAGTTTTGAAAACTCTTGAATCTCGCTTAAACTTTTTGAAGCTAGCGCTGTGCTGCGTTTTATTTGGGCTACAGATTCTTGTAAATCATTTGCGGTTTGTGGATCATTTAAAAGCAAGGCAAGTGTTCCTTCTCCTTCTAATATTTGGGATGTTATTTTAAGTAAATCCTCCGTGAGCAGCGCCGCATTTTGATTGGTCACGCTCAAAGTAGAAAGCATATCGTCAGTCGCAATTTTATTGCTGGTCTGCAAGGTATCGCCAGTTATTACAGGTAAAGCATTGCCTTTTTTAGGTGCAATATTAACGATCATATTACCTACTAGACCATCAGACCCAATAGAAGCAATCGCATTTTTATGTATAAAAGTCAGGGTTTGCTTTTTTATGCGCATTTCTACTAGTATAGTAGAATCTGATGTCATCATTATTTCGCTAACCGTTCCTACATCAATACCAGAAAAGCGCACGTTATTACCTATTTGGAGTCCGTTTACATTTTGGAACTCTGCTTTAAGAATCATATTATTTTGAAATAAATGCTGCCGCTTACCTATGAAATAGAGTGCCAAAATAAGAAGTGTAGTTGAGATAACTACAAAAACACCTAGATTCCATTTTTGTTTTGCTGTTTTTACCATAGGACTTTATTTAAAAAAAGCACGCACTTGAGGATCTGTGCTGCTGAATAGTTCTTGAAAGGTTCCCTCGATATAATTCTTCCCCTGTATCAGTAAAATAACTCGGTCTGCAACCACTCGAGCACAATCCACATCGTGTGTAATGATCAGTGCAGAGGTGCCATAACTGTCTTGAATACTCTTCATCAGTGCAATTATTTCCTTTGCTGTTATAGGATCTAATCCAGTAGTAGGCTCATCATAAATGATAATACTAGGGTTTAATATTAATGCTCGTGCAAGAGCTACTCTTCTTTTCATTCCTCCAGACAGCTCATTAGGCATAAGATCTATAGCATTTAAAAGCCCTACACTTTTTAATGCCTGTTGGACCAGCTTTTCAGTAGTTTCATGTATGTGCAAGCGTTTTTTGTGTTTGCGCAATGGAAATTCTAAATTTTCTCTTACCGTCATAGAATCATACAAAGCACTTCCTTGAAAGAGAAAACCTATTTCTGTGCGTAACATATCCAGCGATTCCTGATTTAAAGATGTAATGTCCTTATTTTTAATGGTAATGCGGCCACTATCTGCTTCCATAAGACCTACGAGACACTTCACCATTACTGATTTTCCAGATCCGGATTTCCCCATGACAACGAGGTTTTCACCTTTGAACAATTGGAGGTTAAAATGATCCAGTACTTTATTAGTACCAAAGGATTTTTGCAACTCGCTTATTGCTAAAACGACCTCTCTATGTTCCATACTATCTGTCATATTTCAAAAAATATATCTGATATAAAAACGGCAATAAAGTCTACCACAAAAAGAATCATAGAGGCATAGACTACAGCAGAGTTAGATGCTTTTCCCACTCCTGCAGTTCCTTTCTCACAATAATAACCCTTATAACATCCTACTAAACCTATTACAAAACCAAAGAAAAACGACTTTATGGTTGCTGGTACCACATCATTAAATGTGATCGCATCAAAAACTTTATTAAAATACAATACAAAAGAAACACCTCCTTTTAAATACTCTACCAGCGCAGAACCAAACAAGGCTACTGCATCGCCAAAGATGATGAGCAGCGGCAACATTAAGGTTGTCGCTGTTATACGAGTCACCACTAAATATTTAAAGGGGTTGGTACCAGAAACTTCCATGGCGTCTATTTGTTCTGTCACCCTCATGGAACCTATCTCTGCTCCCATGCCGGAGGCTATTTTTCCTGCACAAACCAGCGCTGTAATGACTGGCCCTATTTCTCTTACTATAGAGATACCTACCATCGATGGCATCCATGAAACCGCGCCAAACTGTGCTAGTGTAGGTCTGGATTGTAAAGTGAAAACCAGACCTAGAATAAAGCCGGTCACCGCTACTAAGAGCAATGATTTGTTTCCTACTACATAGCATTGCCTCAATAACTCCCTCCATTCAAATGGTATCGTAAAAAAAGATTTAAAATATCTTTTTACAAATAAAGTCATATCGCCTATTTCGACAAGTACGTTATGAGTTTTATCTGCTATGTTTAAAGATGAGGCCATTGTTTGTATCTCTTCAAATTTAAAGCAGTGGGTACGTGAAGAATATGATATAAATCAGTAAAGGTTCTTTAAAGCTTCAAGTCATCAATGAATTCCGCTTTCGCGAAAGCGGAACAAACACATTATACGTCTTGCGCAATATGGCATCATGATTTAAAGACCAATGCATAGGAGAAGCTTGGTTTGAATGCAAAAAAAAAGAACATGTCTGGGCAGGGGTAACTTCTTATTACTGATGACAAGTCCTTAATATTAAAATAGGTAGCCTTGCCATATTGACAATTTTTGACAGATGAGAATTAGAAAATATGCGATCGATAAAAGATTCTTTATGGGCCGACAGGACTTGCATTTGAATAGCTAGTCTTTGCATAGATTCTTCAATTACAGCAATGGGTTCTTCGTCTATATGAATTTCATAAACCACTGGGGTACCGTGAAAGTATTTTATAATGTCCTCCTGTTCCTTTTTATAATCAATAGATTCAATGACAAAACCATAATTAAGACGCATTACATGTATGATTGATTTACATTTTTTAACGAGCTGTAAAAAAGGATCTTTTCCACATTCGTCAAATAAATCATCATAATCCAATAAATACTCAATGTTTCTCGGGTTTACAAACACAAAGCCTTCTGGAACCGCCAGCAATGGACACTCCGTGTTGTGTATAATGCGCAAGGTGTGCGAACTAAATATAGACTCCATAATATCGCTCTTACCATTGGTGCCGCATACGATCAAATCAATGTTGTAGTTCTCTACGGCATCATTAATGGCAGTTGTAAAAACATCATAATCCACTATAGTATGAAAATTAAAATCTTCTTTTTTAGTTTGCTTTATCAGCTGCTCTTTGGCCTCTTTAAGGCTTGCCATATTATCTCCTAGCAAGGCCGAAGAAATATTATCTTTAGGATTTGCTATCATGAGGTCATCCATGGTATATTCCCAAAATTTTTGAATACTCAACAGGTGAAAATTACATTTTTGGCCTTTAAAAAGCTTTAGGGCATACTCATGTGCGTTTTCAGATTTCAGAGTAAAATCGGTAAGTAGTAAAATGTTATTCATCCTGATTTCATTTTAAAGAATTAAAATTAACAGGAATGAGTCAGGAAAAACATGATAAATATCAATGTCTGTAAGTACTCAATTTTAAGTCCGTTGACGCAATTAAACGCCAGCTTTTAGGATGTTTTTGCTTAAAATAACATGTTATAATTCCTGCAACAAGCTATGTAGTAAATGCTCTGTTACATAAGGTTTAACAATAATAGAATTCACACCATAGCAGTACACTTCGTTTTCTGGATCTTCAAAGTCTGTTGCTGTTAAGGCTATAATAGGAGTCTTTTTATCAAACTCTCGTATCTTCTGACTTGCCTCAATACCATTCATTACAGGCATATTGATATCCATAAGTATAAAATCAAATGATTCTTTTTGAACTATTTCTACCGCTTCCTTACCATTACTAGCGGTATGGTGCGCCATAAAATATTGCTCCAATATCTTT is a window of Nonlabens sp. MB-3u-79 DNA encoding:
- a CDS encoding ABC transporter ATP-binding protein; protein product: MTDSMEHREVVLAISELQKSFGTNKVLDHFNLQLFKGENLVVMGKSGSGKSVMVKCLVGLMEADSGRITIKNKDITSLNQESLDMLRTEIGFLFQGSALYDSMTVRENLEFPLRKHKKRLHIHETTEKLVQQALKSVGLLNAIDLMPNELSGGMKRRVALARALILNPSIIIYDEPTTGLDPITAKEIIALMKSIQDSYGTSALIITHDVDCARVVADRVILLIQGKNYIEGTFQELFSSTDPQVRAFFK
- a CDS encoding MlaE family ABC transporter permease — its product is MASSLNIADKTHNVLVEIGDMTLFVKRYFKSFFTIPFEWRELLRQCYVVGNKSLLLVAVTGFILGLVFTLQSRPTLAQFGAVSWMPSMVGISIVREIGPVITALVCAGKIASGMGAEIGSMRVTEQIDAMEVSGTNPFKYLVVTRITATTLMLPLLIIFGDAVALFGSALVEYLKGGVSFVLYFNKVFDAITFNDVVPATIKSFFFGFVIGLVGCYKGYYCEKGTAGVGKASNSAVVYASMILFVVDFIAVFISDIFFEI
- a CDS encoding efflux RND transporter periplasmic adaptor subunit, giving the protein MKLSCLISCLLLLGCTSENTKVFPERTNITESVYASTTLQPDSLYKVYSSVQGILDTQFVQEGDQVEKGDAIAQIKNTSSTLQRSNDALSFTLAQQQYVGNISVLKTLKNDIKSAALKHNNDSINFYRQKRLWESSIGSKATYENKKLTYELSKTALESLKKKFDLTQIELETQMKQAQNNYKNSIANAQDFKITSEISGTVYGFYKKPGELINTQEPIALIGSNHKYIIEMLVDEKDIVKIKKGQSVRVLLDAYKERLFIATVSKIYPKKDERTQTFLVEALFNEPPSVLYPGLTGEGNIIIAQKKDVLIIPKSYLIGNNQVLTEGGMVEIETGLENMESMEVVSGITEQTQLIKKSDD
- a CDS encoding ABC transporter ATP-binding protein, with the protein product MKYILEARNIDKYFKKPMSFQVLKDISFGIKKGEFTSIMGKSGCGKSTLLYILSTMDTDYKGALYFNNSLITGQDKKFLSRFRNEHIGFVFQFHYLLAEFSVLENVMLPAKKLAKFSNEEIEFKAIEKLRMLGIEKLALKKASQISGGEKQRVAIARALINEPSIIMGDEPTGNLDSHNASNVFDIFKELSLNDGLSLLIVTHDHDFANKTDRIIEMSDGRIIDGLS
- a CDS encoding patatin-like phospholipase family protein; the protein is MKIGLALSGGIKGIAHIGTLKAINEQGIKIDQISGTSAGAIVGALYAAGHSWEDILEFFTQTSVFDISKFAYGKPGFIDTIKFEKDLRHYLPDNSFEKLNIPLTITATEIKSGKLKVFQQGELIQPILASFAFPGVLTPIEIDGTFYFDGGVIDDFPVEYLMDSCDYIIGSYANPLTDISIASLEHSYQVLNRAFEINLHHRAHKKFHNCDILICPQDLSHYTTFSIRNINNIFELGYREAHQQLLHFKNKLEY
- a CDS encoding MlaD family protein, producing the protein MVKTAKQKWNLGVFVVISTTLLILALYFIGKRQHLFQNNMILKAEFQNVNGLQIGNNVRFSGIDVGTVSEIMMTSDSTILVEMRIKKQTLTFIHKNAIASIGSDGLVGNMIVNIAPKKGNALPVITGDTLQTSNKIATDDMLSTLSVTNQNAALLTEDLLKITSQILEGEGTLALLLNDPQTANDLQESVAQIKRSTALASKSLSEIQEFSKLLNKEGTVAYTLFSDSISGNTVQNAIKNVEVSSEQLVVVTEQLQSFLTEVENSKGTLNYIINDTLLPKDIEATVREIQQSSERLNQNMEALQHNILFRGYFNKLERKARKEAANKAAIKQGE
- a CDS encoding ABC transporter permease — encoded protein: MINWSVILSIAKTHLLSRFKQTAVAALGVTFGIGSYITLVCFMTGLNGMLDSLILNQTPHIHVFNEIEPSQRQPISYDDALVNGFNIVHSIKPKQNQLRITNALPLLQYLNKNPDILSVLPQVKTQVFYKSGAIEIGGLITGIDPLKESQFSNLDDYILNGSSQSLINSSNGILLGSGIAKKMALKVGDRIQIMTPSNELLSLKIVGLFQTGIAEIDDSRSYTKISKVQQILMQPKNYITDLNIKLKDITQASRIAQEIAAQYHLNAVDINTANAQFETGTTIRNLITYAVSITLLIVAGFGIYNILNMLIYEKMNDIAILKATGFSGIDVQYIFMSQALIIGIIGGILGLLLGLGLTLLIDQTPFNTEALPTITTYPINNNPVFYLIGIVFALFSTFLAGVLPSRKARNIDPVSIIRGQ
- a CDS encoding universal stress protein, coding for MNNILLLTDFTLKSENAHEYALKLFKGQKCNFHLLSIQKFWEYTMDDLMIANPKDNISSALLGDNMASLKEAKEQLIKQTKKEDFNFHTIVDYDVFTTAINDAVENYNIDLIVCGTNGKSDIMESIFSSHTLRIIHNTECPLLAVPEGFVFVNPRNIEYLLDYDDLFDECGKDPFLQLVKKCKSIIHVMRLNYGFVIESIDYKKEQEDIIKYFHGTPVVYEIHIDEEPIAVIEESMQRLAIQMQVLSAHKESFIDRIFSNSHLSKIVNMARLPILILRTCHQ